Within the Enterobacter bugandensis genome, the region AAAAAGATCTTCTTTTTAATAGCCCAGGATCCCAATGCTTTCTCGAAAGACTAAAGTTGAGTAGAATCCACGGCCCGGGCTTCAATCCATTTTCATACCGCTTTACGCGAGGCAGACCACCATGTTTTATCAGGATCCTTTTGACGTCATCATCATTGGCGGGGGTCATGCAGGCACTGAGGCCGCAATGGCCGCAGCGCGAATGGGTCAGCAGACCCTGCTTTTGACACACAATATCGACACGCTGGGACAAATGTCCTGTAATCCGGCGATTGGCGGCATTGGGAAAGGACACCTGGTAAAAGAAGTGGATGCACTTGGCGGCTTGATGGCGAAAGCGATCGATCATGCGGGCATTCAGTTTAGGATACTAAACGCGAGTAAAGGCCCTGCTGTTCGCGCCACTCGTGCGCAGGCAGACCGCGTGCTTTACCGCCAGGCCGTGCGCACCGCGCTGGAGAACCAGCCGAACCTGATGATCTTCCAGCAGGCGGTAGAAGATCTTATCGTTGAGAACGATCGCGTCGTGGGCGCCGTGACCCAGATGGGCCTCAAGTTCCGCGCCAAAGCCGTGGTGCTTACGGTCGGGACATTCCTGGACGGCAAAATCCATATTGGTCTGGACAACTACAGCGGTGGCCGTGCTGGCGATCCGCCGTCCATTCCGCTGTCTCGTCGTCTGCGTGAACTGCCGCTGCGCGTCAGCCGTCTGAAAACCGGCACGCCGCCGCGTATCGATGCGCGCACTATTGATTTCAGCGTACTGGCCCAACAGCACGGCGATAACCCGATGCCGGTTTTCTCGTTCATGGGCAACGCGGCGCAACACCCGCAGCAGGTACCGTGCTACATCACGCATACCAACGAAAAAACTCATGACGTGATCCGCAATAACCTCGATCGCAGCCCAATGTACGCTGGCGTGATCGAAGGGATCGGCCCACGTTACTGCCCGTCGATCGAAGACAAAGTGATGCGCTTTGCCGATCGTAACCAGCACCAGATCTTCCTGGAGCCGGAAGGGCTGACCTCGAACGAAATTTACCCGAACGGCATCTCCACCAGCCTGCCATTCGACGTGCAGATGCAAATTGTTCGCTCAATGCAGGGGATGGAGAATGCGAAAATCGTTCGCCCTGGCTACGCTATTGAGTACGATTTCTTCGACCCACGTGACCTGAAGCCGACGCTGGAGAGCAAATTCATCCACGGCCTGTTCTTCGCGGGGCAGATTAACGGCACCACCGGCTACGAAGAAGCCGCAGCGCAGGGTTTGCTTGCCGGTCTGAACGCTGCCCGCTTCTCTGCCGAGAAAGAGGGCTGGGCACCGGCGCGTTCTCAGGCCTATCTGGGCGTTTTGGTCGACGATCTCTGCACGCTGGGCACCAAAGAACCGTACCGTATGTTTACCTCTCGCGCGGAATATCGTCTGATGCTGCGCGAGGACAACGCCGACCTGCGTCTGACCGAGATAGGCCGCGAGCTGGGTCTGGTGGATGACGAACGCTGGACGCGCTTCAACGAGAAGCTGGAACGTATTGAACAGGAACGTCAGCGCCTGAAAACCACGTGGGTAAACCCACAGGCGGAAACCGCTGCCGAAGTGAACGCTCACTTAACAGCGCCGCTGTCGCGTGAAGCCAGCGGCGAAGATCTGCTGCGTCGTCCTGAAGTCACATACGAGAATCTGGTCAAACTGACCGCGTTCGCACCGGGCCTTGAAGACGCTGAAGCTGCCGAGCAGGTCGAAATTCAGGTGAAGTACGAAGGCTACATCGCGCGTCAGCAGGATGAGATCGAAAAACAGCAGCGCAACGAAAACACGCTGCTGCCGGAAATGCTGGACTACCGTCAGGTGACGGGCCTTTCCAACGAAGTGATCGCTAAGCTGAACGATCACAAACCGGTATCGATTGGCCAGGCCTCCCGTATCTCGGGCGTTACGCCGGCGGCGATTTCGATCCTGCTGGTGTGGCTTAAAAAGCAGGGCATGCTGCGCCGTAGCGCGTAATTGACATTGCTTTTGGCGGGTGGCGCTTCGCTGACCCGCCCTACTTATTCGTAGGCCCGGTAAGCGGCAGCGCCACCGGGCAAAAAAACTCTCAACAGGTATTCACCGTGCTCAACAAACTCTCTCGTCTGCTGGATCAGGCAGGTATTTCGCTCACCGATCACCAGAAAAACCAGCTGGTGGCGTATGTCGATATGCTGAACAAATGGAATAAAGCGTACAACCTGACGTCTGTGCGCGATCCCAACGAGATGCTGGTTCGCCATATTCTCGATAGTATCGTGGTGGCGCCGTACCTGAAAGGTGAACGTTTTATCGACGTGGGGACGGGGCCGGGTTTGCCGGGCGTTCCGCTGTCGATTGTCCGACCTGAGAGCCATTTCACGCTGCTGGACAGCCTGGGCAAGCGCGTGCGCTTTTTACGCCAGGTTCAGCATGAACTGAAGCTCGATAACATCACGCCCGTACAGAGCAGGGTAGAGGAGTTTCCGGCAGAGCCGCCGTTTGACGGCGTTATCAGCCGTGCGTTTGCTTCGCTCAATGACATGGTGAGCTGGTGTAAGCATCTGCCGGCAGAAGATGGCCGTTTTTATGCGCTGAAAGGACAGCTGCCCGGTGATGAAATTGAACAGCTTCCGGACGGTTTTAGCGTTGAAACCATCGAGAAATTAAACGTTCCGCAGCTCGACGGTGAACGTCATCTGGTGATAATTAAGCCAAACAATTTTTAAAAAAATAATAAAAAATGTGGAATTTGTGCTGTTCTGAGTATGTTAAAAAACAGCACAACTACCCGGGATTAACCAGAGAGCGTTTAACCGCTTTTTTACCAGGGATTTTCTTGTGGTTAACCTCACGTCGATTATTCATCGTGAAGATAGTCAACTATGAAAATATCAGCCTGCTAAAAGTGGAAGGCTGTAACCAGAACGCAATGTTAATTATTTATTAAGAATGTCAATAAAAGGTTTTTATTGTGTACGGGGCTGTTTTGAAAATAGTTGCGATATTTTGTGTTTAATTTCAGAAAGATAATCTTGGGCGATTTACGTCTTTGATAAATACAACCTTATCGCAAATGTGTGTTTTGTGATCTCGTGCACGCTTTGTAGTCAACGTTTTCGCGCTGTTTGCAGTTTTGCTCGAAGGTCGGTGCTTTCTACGAAAGTTAAAAAATAGCGCTGGGGAAAAATATTTAAACATTTATTCACCTTTTCGCTACTTAATGTTTGAAATCACGGGTACGCACCGTATAATTTGTCCGCTTTTTGATGCTTGACTCTGAGCCTTAAAGGACGTTTTATACGACACGCGGCATACCTCGAAGGGAGCAGGAGTAAAAACGTGATGTCTGTGTCGCTCTTGAGTAGAAACGTTGCTCGTAAGCTTCTGTTCATTCAGTTTCTGGCTGTGATAGCAAGTGGACTGCTGTTTAGCCTCAAAGACCCCTTCTGGGGCATCTCCGCCGTGTGCGGGGGTTTGGCGGTCGTGCTGCCAAACGTGTTGTTTATGATTTTTGCCTGGCGTCATCAGGCGCATACACCCGCCAAAGGCCGCGTGGCCTGGTCCTTCGCCCTCGGCGAAGTGTGTAAGGTGTTGCTGACCTTTGCTCTACTGGTGATGGCGCTGGCGGTTTTGAAAGTGGTATTCATGCCGCTGATAGCAACGTGGGTTTTGGTGCTGGTGGTACAAGTTCTGGCTCCAGCTGTAATCAATAACAAAGGGTAAAAGGCATCATGGCTTCAGAAAATATGACGCCGCAGGATTACATAGGTCACCATCTGAATAACCTTCAGCTGGACCTGCGTACATTCTCGCTGGTGGATCCACATAACCCCCCGGCCACCTTCTGGACGATCAACATCGACTCCATGTTCTTCTCGGTGGTTTTGGGTCTTCTGTTCCTGGCCATGTTCCGCAGCGTTGCTAAAAAAGCGACCAGCGGTGTTCCAGGGAAATTCCAGACGTTCGTTGAGATGATCATCGGCTTCGTCCATGGCAGCGTGAAAGACATGTACCATGGTAAGAGCAAGCTGATTGCTCCGCTGGCCCTGACCGTGTTCGTTTGGGTCTTCCTGATGAACCTGATGGACCTGCTGCCAATTGACCTGCTGCCGTTCATCGGCGAGCACATCTTCGGCCTGCCTGCGCTGCGTGTTGTACCGTCTGCGGACGTGAACATCACCCTGTCGATGGCGCTGGGCGTGTTTATCCTGATTCTTTTCTACAGCATCAAAATGAAAGGCGTAAGCGGCTTTGTGAAAGAGCTTACCTTGCAGCCGTTCAACCACTGGGCGTTTATTCCGGTCAACCTGATCCTGGAAGGCGTTAGCCTGCTGTCCAAACCTGTTTCACTGGGTCTGCGACTGTTCGGCAACATGTATGCGGGTGAGCTGATTTTCATTCTGATCGCGGGTCTTCTGCCGTGGTGGTCACAGTGGGTTCTGAATGTGCCATGGGCCATTTTCCACATCCTGATCATTACGCTGCAAGCCTTTATCTTCATGGTTCTGACGATCGTCTATCTGTCGATGGCGTCTGAAGAGCACTGATTTTTTACCAACACTACTACGTTTTAATTGAAACAAACTGGAGACTGTCATGGAAAACCTGAATATGGATCTGCTGTACATGGCTGCCGCTGTGATGATGGGTCTGGCGGCTATCGGTGCTGCGATCGGTATCGGCATCCTCGGAGGTAAATTCCTGGAAGGCGCAGCGCGTCAACCTGATCTGATTCCTCTGCTGCGTACTCAGTTCTTTATCGTTATGGGTCTGGTGGATGCTATCCCAATGATCGCTGTAGGTCTGGGTCTGTACGTGATGTTTGCTGTCGCGTAGTAGTTGTTTTAAAACCCCAAGCCACAGAAATTTAAGAGGTATTGTGCTGTGAACATGAACGCAACAATCCTCGGCCAGGCCATCGCGTTTATTCTCTTTGTCTGGTTCTGCATGAAGTATGTATGGCCGCCTTTAATGGCTGCCATCGAAAAACGTCAGAAAGAAATTGCTGACGGTCTGGCTTCCGCAGAACGCGCTAAGAAAGATTTGGACCTTGCACAGGCCAACGCGACAGACCAGCTGAAAAAAGCGAAAGCTGAAGCTCAGGTAATCATTGAACAGGCTAACAAGCGCCGTTCTCAGATCCTGGACGAAGCCAAAGCTGAAGCAGAACAGGAACGTACTAAGATCGTGACACAGGCTCAGGCTGAAATTGAAGCTGAGCGTAAACGTGCTCGTGAAGAACTGCGTAAGCAGGTTGCGATTCTGGCTGTTGCTGGCGCCGAGAAGATCATCGAACGTTCCGTGGATGAAGCTGCTAACAGCGACATCGTGGACAAACTTGTCGCTGAACTGTAAGGAGGGAGGGGCTGATGTCTGAATTTGTTACGGTAGCTCGCCCCTACGCCAAAGCAGCTTTTGACTTTGCTGTCGAACACCAAAATGTCGATCGCTGGCAGAATATGCTGGCGTTTGCCGCTGAGGTGACGAAAAACGAACAAATGGCCGAGTTGCTTTCCGGTGCGTTAGCGCCTGAAACCCTCGCCGCGTCGTTTATCGCCGTGTGCGGAGAGCAACTGGATGCCAACGGCCAGAACCTGATTAAGGTCATGGCAGAAAATGGTCGTCTCCGTGTGCTCCCGGATGTTCTCGAGCAGTTTGAGCACTTACGTGCCCTTAGTGAAGCAACTGCAGAAGTCGAAGTGACTTCCGCGACTGAACTGAGTGACGAACAGCTTGCGAAAATCACCGCCGCGATGGAAAAACGTCTGTCACGCAAAGTTAAGCTGAATTGCAAAATCGATAAGTCTGTAATGGCAGGCGTAATCATCCGCTCGGGTGATATGGTCATTGATGGCAGCGTACGCGGCCGTCTTGAGCGCCTTGCAGACGTCTTGCAGTCTTAAGGGGACTGGAGCATGCAACTGAATTCCACCGAAATCAGCGAACTGATCAAGCAGCGCATTGCTCAGTTCAATGTTGTGAGTGAAGCTCACAACGAAGGTACTATTGTTTCTGTAAGTGACGGTGTTATCCGCATCCACGGCCTGGCCGATTGTATGCAGGGTGAGATGATTTCCCTGCCGGGTAACCGTTACGCTATCGCACTGAACCTGGAGCGCGACTCCGTAGGTGCAGTTGTGATGGGTCCATACGCTGACCTCGCCGAAGGCATGAAGGTTAAGTGTACTGGCCGTATTCTGGAAGTGCCGGTTGGCCGTGGCCTGCTGGGTCGCGTTGTTAACACCCTGGGTGCGCCAATCGACGGTAAAGGTCCGGTTGAGCACGATGGCTTCTCCCCAATCGAAGTTATCGCACCAGGCGTTATCGACCGTCAGTCCGTTGATCAGCCAGTGCAGACTGGTTATAAGTCCGTTGACGCCATGATCCCAATCGGTCGTGGTCAGCGTGAACTGATCATCGGTGACCGTCAGACCGGTAAAACCGCGATGGCAATCGACGCCATCATCAACCAGCGTGACTCCGGCATCAAATGTGTGTACGTGGCTATCGGCCAGAAAGCGTCCACCATTTCTAACGTGGTTCGTAAACTGGAAGAGCACGGCGCACTGTCTAACACCATCGTTGTGGTAGCAACCGCGTCTGAATCTGCTGCACTGCAATACCTGGCGCCATACGCCGGTTGCGCAATGGGCGAATACTTCCGTGACCGCGGTGAAGATGCGCTGATCGTATACGATGACCTGTCTAAACAGGCTGTTGCTTATCGTCAGGTTTCCCTGCTGCTCCGTCGTCCACCAGGACGTGAAGCATTCCCGGGCGACGTATTCTACCTCCACTCTCGTCTGCTGGAGCGTGCTTCCCGCGTTAACGCGGAATACGTCGAGAACTTCACCAAAGGTGAAGTGAAGGGTAAAACAGGTTCTCTGACCGCGCTGCCGATCATTGAAACCCAGGCGGGTGACGTTTCTGCGTTCGTTCCGACCAACGTAATCTCCATTACCGATGGTCAGATCTTCCTGGAAACCAACCTGTTTAACTCCGGTATTCGTCCGGCTGTTAACCCGGGTATCTCCGTATCCCGTGTGGGTGGTGCTGCTCAGACCAAGATCATCAAGAAACTGTCCGGTGGTATCCGTACCGCGCTGGCACAGTATCGTGAACTGGCTGCGTTCTCTCAGTTCGCATCCGATCTGGACGAAGCAACCCGTAAACAACTGAGCCACGGTCAGAAAGTGACCGAGCTGCTGAAGCAGAAACAGTACGCTCCAATGTCTGTTGCTCAGCAGGGCCTGGTGCTGTTCGCGGCTGAACGCGGTTACCTCGAAGATGTGGAACTGGCGAAAATCGGTAGCTTCGAAGCCGCTCTGCTGGCTTACGTCGACCGTGATCACGCTCCGCTGATGCAAGAGATCAACCAGACCGGTGGCTATAACGACGAAATCGAAGGCAAGCTGAAAGCTATCCTCGATTCCTTCAAAGCAACCCAATCCTGGTAATCGTCCGGCGGCTTGTCTCAGGGCAAGCCGCCTGGCATTGAGGAGAAGCTCATGGCCGGCGCAAAAGAGATACGTAGTAAGATCGCAAGCGTCCAGAACACGCAAAAGATCACTAAAGCGATGGAGATGGTCGCCGCTTCCAAAATGCGTAAATCGCAGGATCGCATGGCGGCCAGCCGTCCTTATGCAGAGACCATGCGCAAAGTGATTGGTCACCTTGCAAACGGTAATCTGGAATATAAGCACCCTTACCTGGAAGAACGCGACGTTAAGCGCGTGGGCTACCTGGTGGTGTCGACTGACCGTGGTCTGTGTGGCGGCTTGAACATTAACCTGTTCAAAAAACTGCTGGCGGATATGAAAGGCTGGTCTGATAAAGGCGTTCAGTGCGATCTGGCACTGATTGGCTCTAAAGGCGTCTCTTTCTTTAACTCCGTTGGTGGCAACATTGTCGCTCAGGTGACCGGTATGGGTGATAACCCGTCCCTGTCCGAACTGATCGGCCCGGTTAAAGTGATGTTGCAGGCCTACGATGAAGGCCGTCTGGACAGACTGTACGTTGTCAGCAACAAATTCATTAACACCATGTCTCAGGTTCCAACGCTCACTCAGATGCTGCCGTTACCGGCATCAGAAGATGACGAGCTGAAGCAGAAAGCCTGGGATTACCTGTATGAACCCGATCCGAAACCGCTGCTGGATACCCTGCTGCGTCGTTACGTTGAATCTCAGGTTTATCAGGGCGTTGTAGAAAACCTGGCCAGCGAGCAGGCCGCACGAATGGTGGCGATGAAAGCCGCGACCGATAATGGCGGCAGCCTGATTAAAGAGCTGCAGTTGGTTTACAACAAAGCTCGTCAGGCCAGCATTACTCAGGAACTCACCGAGATCGTCTCGGGGGCCGCCGCGGTTTAACCAGGTTTACGAATTACGTAGAGGATTCAAGATGGCTACTGGAAAGATTGTCCAGGTAATCGGCGCCGTGGTGGACGTCGAGTTCCCTCAGGACGCCGTACCACGCGTGTACGACGCGCTTGAGGTACAGAATGGTAACGAGAGCCTGGTGCTGGAAGTTCAGCAGCAGCTCGGCGGCGGTATCGTGCGTACCATCGCCATGGGTTCTTCCGACGGTCTGCGTCGTGGTCTGGAAGTTAAAGACCTTGAGCACCCGATCGAAGTCCCGGTAGGTAAAGCAACGCTGGGTCGTATCATGAACGTATTGGGTCAGCCAATCGACATGAAAGGCGACATCGGCGAAGAAGAGCGTTGGGCTATCCACCGCGCGGCACCTTCCTACGAAGAGCTGTCCAGCTCTCAGGAACTGCTGGAAACCGGCATCAAAGTTATCGACCTGATGTGTCCGTTTGCGAAGGGCGGTAAAGTTGGTCTGTTCGGTGGTGCGGGTGTAGGTAAAACCGTAAACATGATGGAGCTGATCCGTAACATCGCGATCGAGCACTCCGGTTACTCTGTGTTTGCGGGCGTAGGTGAACGTACTCGTGAGGGTAACGACTTCTACCACGAAATGACCGACTCCAACGTTCTGGACAAAGTATCCCTGGTTTACGGCCAGATGAACGAGCCACCAGGAAACCGTCTGCGCGTTGCGCTGACTGGTCTGACGATGGCTGAGAAATTCCGTGACGAAGGCCGTGACGTTCTGCTGTTCGTTGATAACATCTATCGTTACACCCTGGCCGGTACCGAAGTATCTGCACTGCTGGGTCGTATGCCTTCAGCGGTAGGTTATCAGCCTACGCTTGCGGAAGAGATGGGTGTTCTTCAGGAACGTATCACCTCTACCAAAACCGGTTCTATCACCTCTGTTCAGGCGGTATACGTACCTGCGGATGACTTGACTGACCCATCTCCAGCAACCACCTTTGCGCACTTAGACGCAACCGTGGTACTGAGCCGTCAGATCGCGTCTCTGGGTATCTACCCGGCCGTTGACCCGCTGGACTCCACCAGCCGTCAGCTGGATCCACTGGTTGTTGGTCAGGAACACTACGACACCGCGCGTGGCGTACAGTCCCTGCTGCAGCGTTACCAGGAACTGAAAGACATCATCGCCATCCTGGGTATGGATGAACTGTCTGAAGAAGACAAACTGGTGGTAGCACGTGCGCGTAAGATCCAGCGCTTCCTGTCCCAGCCGTTCTTCGTTGCGGAAGTATTCACCGGTTCTCCGGGTAAATACGTTTCCCTGAAAGACACCATCCGTGGCTTTAAAGGCATCATGGAAGGCGAATACGATCACCTGCCAGAGCAGGCGTTCTACATGGTTGGTTCCATCGAAGAAGCCGTGGAAAAAGCCAAAAAACTTTAACGCCTTAATCGGAGGGTGATATGGCAATGACTTACCACCTGGACGTCGTCAGCGCAGAGCAACAAATGTTCTCTGGTCTGGTCGAGAAAATCCAGGTAACGGGCAGTGAAGGTGAACTGGGTATTTTCCCGGGTCACGCACCGCTGCTCACCGCCATTAAGCCTGGTATGATCCGCATCGTTAAACAGTTCGGTCACGAAGAGTTTATCTATCTGTCCGGCGGCATTCTTGAAGTGCAGCCTGGCAGTGTGACCGTTCTGGCCGATACCGCTATTCGTGGCCAGGATCTCGACGAAGCGCGAGCCCTGGAATCGAAGCGTAAGGCTGAAGAGCACATTAGCAGCTCTCATGGTGACGTGGATTACGCTCAGGCGTCTGCGGAGCTGGCCAAAGCGATCGCGAAACTGCGCGTTATCGAGTTGACCAAAAAAGCGATGTAACACCGGCTTGAAAAGCACAAAAGCCAGTCTGGATACCAGACTGGCTTTTTTTTTCATCCTTAATTCATGATGAAAAAGATGTAGAATTTTAGGCATCAAACGTTTTTACTTCTCACTCAAACTACCGTCAGGATGCGTATGTCAAACAGTGCGATGAGCGTGGTGATCCTTGCCGCTGGCAAAGGTACCCGCATGTATTCCGATCTGCCTAAAGTGCTCCACACGCTGGCAGGAAAGCCAATGGTGCAGCATGTTATTGATGCAGCGAATGAACTGGGTGCCCGTCAGGTTCACCTGGTCTACGGCCACGGCGGCGATCTGCTTAAAAAGACGCTGAGCGATGATGCGCTCAACTGGGTGCTTCAGGCTGAACAGCTGGGTACCGGTCATGCGATGCAGCAGGCTGCGCCGTTCTTTGCCGATGACGAAGATATTCTGATGCTTTACGGCGACGTTCCGCTGATCTCCGTTGAAACGCTGACTCGCCTGCGTGCAGCCAAGCCGCAGGGCGGCATCGGTTTATTGACCGTTGTGCTGGACGATCCAACGGGCTATGGCCGTATCACGCGTGAAAACGGCAACGTAACGGGTATCGTTGAACATAAAGATGCCAGTGATGAACAGCGCAAGATTCAGGAGATCAACACCGGCATCCTGATTGCCAATGGCGCGGACATGAAGCGCTGGCTCTCTCAGCTCGACAACAATAACGCGCAAGGTGAGTACTACATCACCGACATCATTGCGATGGCGTATCACGAAGGGCGTGAGATCGCCGCCGTTCATCCGGCGCGCATCAGCGAAACGGACGGCGTGAATAACCGCCTGCAGCTTTCCCGTCTTGAGCGTATTTATCAGTCCGAGCAGGCCGAAAAACTGCTGCTCGCGGGCGTGATGCTGCGCGATCCGGCGCGTTTCGATTTGCGCGGCACCGTGTCTCACGGGCGCGACGTTGAGATCGATACTAACGTTATTCTTGAAGGCAACGTCACGCTGGGCAACCGCGTCAAAATTGGCGCCGGCTGCGTGATTAAAAACAGCGTCATCGGTGACGACTGCGAAATCAGCCCGTACAGCGTGGTGGAAGATGCTCATCTTGACGCAGCGTGTACTATCGGCCCGTTTGCGCGTCTGCGCCCGGGTGCTGAGCTGCTGGAAGGCGCGCACGTGGGCAACTTCGTGGAAATGAAAAAAGCGCGTCTGGGTAAAGGCTCCAAAGCGGGTCATTTAACCTATCTGGGCGATGCGGAGATTGGCGACAACGTGAATATTGGTGCAGGAACCATTACCTGTAACTATGACGGCGCCAATAAGTTTAAAACCATCATCGGCGATGACGTGTTCGTGGGCTCGGACACGCAGCTGGTGGCACCGGTTACCGTGGGTAACGGCGTAACCATTGCCGCCGGCACGACCGTCACGCGCGACGTAGCGGATAACGAGCTGGTGTTAAGCCGCGTGCCGCAGGTACACAAGCAGGGCTGGAAACGCCCGGTGAAGAAAAAGTAACAACAAGGCGGGTGGCGCTACGCTTACCCGCCCTACGATTGAGTAGGCCTGATAAGGCGTAGCCGTCATCAGGCAAACCCGGGAGAGGAGATAAATATATATCTCCCCCCACAAGCAGTACCCATAAAAATAACCCCACTCTCTACAAGGCTCGGGGCGCCCGGAAAGGGTAAATACAGGTCAGCGACAACGCAGGCATAATGCCTAAATTCGGAATCTAAAATATGTGTGGAATTGTTGGCGCAGTTGCGCAGCGTGATATTGCTGAAATCCTTCTCGAAGGTTTACGTCGTCTGGAATACCGTGGTTACGACTCTGCCGGTCTGGCTGTCGTCGATGCAGAAGGGCATATGACCCGTCTGCGTCGTCTCGGTAAAGTGCAGATGCTGGCCCAGGCCGCGGAAGAACACCCGCTGCACGGGGGTACCGGTATTGCGCACACCCGCTGGGCGACGCACGGCGAACCGTCTGAAGGTAACGCGCACCCGCATGTGTCTGAACACATCGTGGTGGTGCATAACGGCATTATCGAAAACCACGAACCGCTGCGCGAAGAACTGAAAGCGCGCGGCTATACCTTCGTCTCTGAAACCGACACCGAAGTGATTGCTCACCTGGTGCACTGGGAGCTGGCAAAGGGCGGTACGCTGCGTGATGCGGTGCTGCGCGCTATCCCTCAGCTGCGCGGTGCATATGGTACGGTGATCATGGACTCCCGCGATCCATCTACCCTGCTGGCCGCGCGTTCCGGTAGCCCGATGGTTATCGGTCTGGGCATGGGTGAAAACTTTATCGCCTCCGATCAGCTGGCGCTCCTGCCGGTCACCCGTCGCTTTATCTTCCTGGAAGAGGGCGATATCGCCGAAGT harbors:
- the mnmG gene encoding tRNA uridine-5-carboxymethylaminomethyl(34) synthesis enzyme MnmG, translated to MFYQDPFDVIIIGGGHAGTEAAMAAARMGQQTLLLTHNIDTLGQMSCNPAIGGIGKGHLVKEVDALGGLMAKAIDHAGIQFRILNASKGPAVRATRAQADRVLYRQAVRTALENQPNLMIFQQAVEDLIVENDRVVGAVTQMGLKFRAKAVVLTVGTFLDGKIHIGLDNYSGGRAGDPPSIPLSRRLRELPLRVSRLKTGTPPRIDARTIDFSVLAQQHGDNPMPVFSFMGNAAQHPQQVPCYITHTNEKTHDVIRNNLDRSPMYAGVIEGIGPRYCPSIEDKVMRFADRNQHQIFLEPEGLTSNEIYPNGISTSLPFDVQMQIVRSMQGMENAKIVRPGYAIEYDFFDPRDLKPTLESKFIHGLFFAGQINGTTGYEEAAAQGLLAGLNAARFSAEKEGWAPARSQAYLGVLVDDLCTLGTKEPYRMFTSRAEYRLMLREDNADLRLTEIGRELGLVDDERWTRFNEKLERIEQERQRLKTTWVNPQAETAAEVNAHLTAPLSREASGEDLLRRPEVTYENLVKLTAFAPGLEDAEAAEQVEIQVKYEGYIARQQDEIEKQQRNENTLLPEMLDYRQVTGLSNEVIAKLNDHKPVSIGQASRISGVTPAAISILLVWLKKQGMLRRSA
- the rsmG gene encoding 16S rRNA (guanine(527)-N(7))-methyltransferase RsmG encodes the protein MLNKLSRLLDQAGISLTDHQKNQLVAYVDMLNKWNKAYNLTSVRDPNEMLVRHILDSIVVAPYLKGERFIDVGTGPGLPGVPLSIVRPESHFTLLDSLGKRVRFLRQVQHELKLDNITPVQSRVEEFPAEPPFDGVISRAFASLNDMVSWCKHLPAEDGRFYALKGQLPGDEIEQLPDGFSVETIEKLNVPQLDGERHLVIIKPNNF
- the atpI gene encoding F0F1 ATP synthase subunit I; translation: MSVSLLSRNVARKLLFIQFLAVIASGLLFSLKDPFWGISAVCGGLAVVLPNVLFMIFAWRHQAHTPAKGRVAWSFALGEVCKVLLTFALLVMALAVLKVVFMPLIATWVLVLVVQVLAPAVINNKG
- the atpB gene encoding F0F1 ATP synthase subunit A, producing the protein MASENMTPQDYIGHHLNNLQLDLRTFSLVDPHNPPATFWTINIDSMFFSVVLGLLFLAMFRSVAKKATSGVPGKFQTFVEMIIGFVHGSVKDMYHGKSKLIAPLALTVFVWVFLMNLMDLLPIDLLPFIGEHIFGLPALRVVPSADVNITLSMALGVFILILFYSIKMKGVSGFVKELTLQPFNHWAFIPVNLILEGVSLLSKPVSLGLRLFGNMYAGELIFILIAGLLPWWSQWVLNVPWAIFHILIITLQAFIFMVLTIVYLSMASEEH
- the atpE gene encoding F0F1 ATP synthase subunit C, whose protein sequence is MENLNMDLLYMAAAVMMGLAAIGAAIGIGILGGKFLEGAARQPDLIPLLRTQFFIVMGLVDAIPMIAVGLGLYVMFAVA
- the atpF gene encoding F0F1 ATP synthase subunit B, whose protein sequence is MNMNATILGQAIAFILFVWFCMKYVWPPLMAAIEKRQKEIADGLASAERAKKDLDLAQANATDQLKKAKAEAQVIIEQANKRRSQILDEAKAEAEQERTKIVTQAQAEIEAERKRAREELRKQVAILAVAGAEKIIERSVDEAANSDIVDKLVAEL
- the atpH gene encoding F0F1 ATP synthase subunit delta, whose protein sequence is MSEFVTVARPYAKAAFDFAVEHQNVDRWQNMLAFAAEVTKNEQMAELLSGALAPETLAASFIAVCGEQLDANGQNLIKVMAENGRLRVLPDVLEQFEHLRALSEATAEVEVTSATELSDEQLAKITAAMEKRLSRKVKLNCKIDKSVMAGVIIRSGDMVIDGSVRGRLERLADVLQS
- the atpA gene encoding F0F1 ATP synthase subunit alpha, with the protein product MQLNSTEISELIKQRIAQFNVVSEAHNEGTIVSVSDGVIRIHGLADCMQGEMISLPGNRYAIALNLERDSVGAVVMGPYADLAEGMKVKCTGRILEVPVGRGLLGRVVNTLGAPIDGKGPVEHDGFSPIEVIAPGVIDRQSVDQPVQTGYKSVDAMIPIGRGQRELIIGDRQTGKTAMAIDAIINQRDSGIKCVYVAIGQKASTISNVVRKLEEHGALSNTIVVVATASESAALQYLAPYAGCAMGEYFRDRGEDALIVYDDLSKQAVAYRQVSLLLRRPPGREAFPGDVFYLHSRLLERASRVNAEYVENFTKGEVKGKTGSLTALPIIETQAGDVSAFVPTNVISITDGQIFLETNLFNSGIRPAVNPGISVSRVGGAAQTKIIKKLSGGIRTALAQYRELAAFSQFASDLDEATRKQLSHGQKVTELLKQKQYAPMSVAQQGLVLFAAERGYLEDVELAKIGSFEAALLAYVDRDHAPLMQEINQTGGYNDEIEGKLKAILDSFKATQSW
- the atpG gene encoding F0F1 ATP synthase subunit gamma encodes the protein MAGAKEIRSKIASVQNTQKITKAMEMVAASKMRKSQDRMAASRPYAETMRKVIGHLANGNLEYKHPYLEERDVKRVGYLVVSTDRGLCGGLNINLFKKLLADMKGWSDKGVQCDLALIGSKGVSFFNSVGGNIVAQVTGMGDNPSLSELIGPVKVMLQAYDEGRLDRLYVVSNKFINTMSQVPTLTQMLPLPASEDDELKQKAWDYLYEPDPKPLLDTLLRRYVESQVYQGVVENLASEQAARMVAMKAATDNGGSLIKELQLVYNKARQASITQELTEIVSGAAAV